The following proteins are co-located in the Solanum pennellii chromosome 1, SPENNV200 genome:
- the LOC114075515 gene encoding uncharacterized protein LOC114075515 — MREICEKFKITHRNSTAYRPQMNGAVEATNKNIKRILRKMIDKHRGWHEMLPYSLLGYRTNVRTSTGATPYLLVYGIEAVIPAEVEIPSLRIIQEAELSYAEWLSKRIDQLTLIDEKRMVVVCHGHLYRQRMVCAFHKRVRARVFEVGQLVLKLIFFLIKTNTKENSHQTGKVLTWFVKYYLEVLWSCRRWMEPYGRNR, encoded by the coding sequence atgagagagaTATGTGAGAAATTTAAGATTACTCATCGAAATTCAACTGCTTATCGTCCCCAAATGAACGGAGCTGTAGAAGCCaccaataagaatatcaaaaggattttgaggaaaatgattgacaagcATCGTGGTTGGCATGAGATGTTACCATATTCTTTATTGGGATACCGCACGAATGTCAGAACATCGACTGGTGCTACGCCTTACTTACTAGTATATGGAATAGAGgcagtcatacctgctgaagttgaGATACCGTCATTAAGAATCATCCAGGAAGCTGAGTTGAGTTATGCTGAATGGCTGAGCAAGCGGATTGATCAAttaactttgattgatgagaagagaatggttgtcGTCTGTCATGGTCATTTGTATAGGCAGAGAATGGTTTGTGCCTTTCACAAGAGAGTAAGAGCCAGAGTTTTCGAAGTTGGTCAATTGGTCCTTAAGCTCAtttttttcctcatcaagactaatacaaaggaaaattcGCACCAAACTGGCAAGGTCCTTACATGGTTCGTaaagtattatctggaggtgctttggtcctgtcggagatggatggaacCGTATGGACGAAACCGATGA